The genome window TTAAATCCTCAGGTCCTTTTGGAAATGAGGATGAAATTATCGTCCATATAGCCAGAGACGGCGATTATATTTTTGCTAATGGCAGACATCGATTAGCGGTTGCCAAGCTTTTAGGCATTGATAGTGTCGCCGTAAAGGTGGGGAAAAGACATAAAAAATGGGTGGAATTTCGTAAAGAGGTTTTATCGTATGCCGAGGCGAATGGAGGTTCAGTCTATTATCCAATAATGCATCATGACCTGCAGGATATTCCTTCAGTACATGGTTGGACGGCAATGAAGCTGATAGAGCCTTATATTAAAAAAAATGAGGGTACTATGCTGGATATCGGCGCTCATTGGGGTTTTTTTTGTCATAACTTTGAAAAAGCGGGATATAAATGCACAGCCGTCGAGAATGACCCTGAAAATCTTTATTTTTTAAAAAAATTACACCGAGCGGGGAATTGCAGGTTTAAAGTTTTAGAAACCGGAATACTAGATATAAATCTTGAAAAAAAATATGATGCGGTAGTTGCCTTTAATGTTTTCCATAGTTTTCTTAAAGAAAAAAGGTTATATGATCGATTTGTCTTATTTTTAGAAAAATTAAATTGTACCATGCTGTTTTTTCAATCATTTCCAGATGCTGATGTTAAAAAAAGCATAAAAGAATATTATATGAATTATTCTGAAATGGAATTCGTTAATTTTATCAAGGAAAAAGGAAATTTTTCAAAAGCCGTGCTTATAGATAATGCTAATGGCAGCGGTATTTACAAGTTTGAACATTAATTTAAGGAGAATATATGCTGAGAGTTGGAATTAATGGTTTCGGAAGAATCGGACGCGCAATATTTCGGATTAATATGGAAAAAAAGTTGTTTAATGTTGTTGAAATTAACGATGTTAATCCAAGCATAGATAATATGGCCTATCTTTTAAAATATGATTCTATTTATGGGAGACTTGCAAATAGTATTAAAGGTTGTGGCGATGGAATCTGTGTGGATGATAATGCGCCGATCAGGATTTATCACGAGGAAGCCATTGATGGAGTGAAGTGGGAAAAACATGATATTGATGTAGTAATTGACGCG of Desulfosarcina sp. BuS5 contains these proteins:
- a CDS encoding methyltransferase domain-containing protein codes for the protein MHNFGKNSVKILRRLKWNVDHIFWKIKTGILLFFRNIHYDIFKPYWINPELIVLSLIPDHLSSDPDKRTKPVHDIGRIADGDWDLKTMPFEELDVFQSFKAHFINGVNWNDTELYTRIASYFKRGSVRSGCANIDEFNQKLNDYENLYQNILKNGYRLQTKIKSSGPFGNEDEIIVHIARDGDYIFANGRHRLAVAKLLGIDSVAVKVGKRHKKWVEFRKEVLSYAEANGGSVYYPIMHHDLQDIPSVHGWTAMKLIEPYIKKNEGTMLDIGAHWGFFCHNFEKAGYKCTAVENDPENLYFLKKLHRAGNCRFKVLETGILDINLEKKYDAVVAFNVFHSFLKEKRLYDRFVLFLEKLNCTMLFFQSFPDADVKKSIKEYYMNYSEMEFVNFIKEKGNFSKAVLIDNANGSGIYKFEH